Proteins from a single region of Theobroma cacao cultivar B97-61/B2 chromosome 10, Criollo_cocoa_genome_V2, whole genome shotgun sequence:
- the LOC108663653 gene encoding putative disease resistance RPP13-like protein 1, whose amino-acid sequence MSFFDALSAIGEVVVSKFFDFLIDKLVSSDLLQFATEKKIHEGMEKLKKELLEIRAVLDDAEERQLKDKFVKIWLFHLQILAYDVDDVLDELATEISRRNLMMERRGSSSKKPRLMITEPLGAVSFYRDMMSKINDVTVRLKALEPERKKLQKRMKDCHRSKRIEGRLQPTSVEIETHVYGRDKDKEKILELLVESDDEGKVVIPIVGMGGIGKTTLAQLVYNDNRVNDYFDLKAWVCVSENFDITDITKSILSSVGHKSGDAEANLNNLQIKLKEKLSGKKLLLILDDLWHQIYNDWTILVAPFGKGTTIIVTTRDQSVSRMTRTIPDDYKLQKLPDEDCLSVLTGHAFQAKDFSGHPHLKEIGVKMAEKCRGLPLAAKTIGGLLRNEVGLVVWKDILENEVWKEEGCNIIPALRLSYHHLPPHLKPCFAYCAIIPKDYEFSKTEIVRLWMAEGFLRVKAVKQNEDLGQEIFQELVSRSFFERSSQDKSRYVMHDLINDLAQSIAKDLCFRVEGDKELNISNNARHSSYIGDRRDGIKKFRVFNGMEHLRTFLQLKMPNDGYCYISNQVLSDLLSKLKCLRVLSLEGYRLTKLLDVFGDLIHLRFLNFSRTEIKTLPDSICKLYNLETLILWGCKALKEFPLEMRDLINLRHLDFTGANSQIRMPMGIGELTSLQTLTRFVVSQDNGLQIQEMGNLSNLKGELIISGLENIVKAQDALVAGLCNKSNLSDLTLEWKYSRDAFAVEEIQFHMDVLNSLRPHAMLERLTIKYYGGETFPSWIGDPSFEKLSHLELDNCPNCTSLPAIGKLPLLKSLFIENMNKVTVVGSNFFGENASIAFPKLEELFFYNMLEWKEWDPCEVDGDVFQQLRLLSISYCPKLLGSLPTRLRSLEELVILGCQKLRSLATCPPSLKKLEIRECEQLVVSLPGLPMLCDLTIDKCQEVVGASFTNFGSLMKSVSLSNISKFTCPRDLMLGLRKAESLSIGKCEELISSWQNQEGCSAYPSALRFLKIQNCSQLASIGVEDEKEEQMQLGIPRNIVDLGISYCERLERLSKSLHSYTSLTVLQIIRCPGLISFSKGNLPANLRSLTIRCCKNLQYLLDERENVSINGTFFLEKLEIGDCKSFISLSAGVELQLRFVSLSIVDCKNLQYLLDERENISIKQLTIGGCPSLISLSARDELPVDLQRVTLYGCHKLASLLSNGKLPKGLKYLCINNCGSLESIAPEIEDNSSLEQMSISFCNNFRSLPRGFDKLNHLEEIFIGNCPNLISFPGSGLLTPKLRKLHLSKCEKLEALPNCMHNIVSLEEFLIFKCPSVVSLPEEGFPTNLISLTISQLKLCESVIEWGLHKLTSLKHFSINSASPDVVSFPHEEMLLPPSLTSLTIIDFPNLVSLSSEGFQHLTALKSLHIERCPKLKSLPKKGMFPSLLQLEISSCPLLKQRCKKDEGQEWSNIAHVPDIGFDHCFSAY is encoded by the coding sequence ATGTCTTTCTTTGATGCCTTGTCCGCCATAGGAGAAGTTGTTGTCTCCAAGTTCTTCGACTTTCTCATAGACAAGTTGGTGTCTTCTGACTTACTGCAATTTGCTACCGAGAAGAAGATTCACGAGGGGATGGAGAAGTTGAAGAAGGAATTGCTGGAGATTCGTGCTGTGCTTGATGATGCTGAGGAGAGGCAGCTCAAAGATAAGTTCGTCAAAATCTGGTTGTTCCACCTCCAAATCTTGGCATACGATGTGGACGACGTCTTGGACGAGCTTGCAACCGAAATTTCGAGACGCAATTTGATGATGGAACGTCGAGGTAGCTCAAGTAAGAAACCAAGACTCATGATCACTGAACCACTCGGTGCTGTTAGTTTTTACAGGGACATGATGTCCAAGATAAATGATGTCACTGTCAGATTGAAAGCTTTAGAACCAGAGAGAAAAAAGTTACAGAAGAGAATGAAGGACTGCCATAGATCCAAAAGGATAGAAGGACGGCTGCAACCTACTTCTGTGGAGATTGAAACTCATGTGTATGGTAGAGACAAAGACAAGGAGAAAATACTCGAATTGCTCGTCGAGAGTGATGATGAAGGAAAGGTTGTGATTCCCATCGTTGGCATGGGAGGGATTGGTAAGACAACTCTTGCTCAGCTTGTCTACAATGATAATCGCGTGAATGATTATTTTGATCTCAAAGCATGGGTATGTgtttctgaaaattttgatatcaCGGATataacaaaatcaattttgtcatCAGTTGGCCATAAGTCTGGTGATGCTGAAGCTAATTTGAATAATCttcaaataaaattgaagGAGAAGCTCTCTGGAAAAAAACTACTTCTCATTTTGGATGATCTTTGGCATCAAATCTATAATGATTGGACTATCCTAGTAGCCCCTTTTGGAAAAGGAACTACAATTATCGTGACAACACGCGACCaaagtgtttcaagaatgaCGAGAACTATCCCAGATGATTACAAGCTGCAAAAGTTGCCAGATGAAGATTGCCTTTCTGTATTAACTGGACATGCATTCCAAGCAAAAGATTTTAGTGGCCATCCGCACTTGAAAGAAATTGGTGTAAAGATGGCGGAGAAATGCAGGGGCTTGCCTTTGGCAGCTAAGACCATTGGAGGCCTTTTGCGCAATGAGGTGGGCCTTGTTGTGTGGAAAGATATACTAGAAAATGAGGTGTGGAAAGAGGAGGGATGTAACATAATTCCAGCTTTACGACTAAGCTATCATCATCTTCCTCCACATCTAAAGCCATGTTTTGCTTACTGTGCCATAATCCCCAAAGATTATGAATTTTCTAAGACAGAAATAGTCCGGTTATGGATGGCAGAAGGCTTTCTACGAGTGAAAGCTGTGAAGCAAAATGAAGATTTGGGTCAAGAGATCTTTCAGGAACTTGTATCAAGGtcattttttgaaagatcCAGTCAAGATAAGTCTCGATATGTAATGCATGATCTTATTAATGATTTGGCTCAATCAATCGCCAAAGATTTATGCTTTAGAGTGGAAGGTGACAAGGAATTGAACATTTCCAATAATGCTCGCCACTCATCTTACATTGGTGATCGGAGGGATGGAATTAAAAAATTCCGAGTCTTTAATGGAATGGAGCATTTAAGAACCTTCTTACAGTTGAAGATGCCAAATGACGGGTATTGCTATATATCTAATCAAGTTCTCAGTGATTTGTTGTCAAAATTGAAATGCTTAAGGGTGCTTTCTTTAGAAGGGTATCGCTTGACCAAGTTACTTGATGTTTTTGGAGATTTGATACATCTGCgttttctcaatttttctcGCACTGAAATCAAAACTCTACCTGATTCAATATGCAAACTTTACAATTTAGAGACTTTGATTTTGTGGGGGTGTAAAGCTCTTAAGGAGTTTCCTTTAGAAATGAGAGATTTAATTAACCTAAGGCATCTTGATTTTACTGGTGCAAATTCACAAATAAGGATGCCGATGGGAATTGGTGAGCTAACTAGTCTCCAAACATTGACAAGATTTGTTGTGAGTCAAGATAATGGCCTTCAGATACAGGAGATGGGGAACTTGTCTAATCTAAAGGGTGAACTGATTATTTCAGGATTAGAGAACATTGTCAAAGCTCAAGATGCATTGGTGGCTGGGTTATGTAATAAGTCAAACCTTTCTGATTTAACTTTGGAATGGAAGTACTCCCGTGACGCTTTTGCAGTAGAAGAAATTCAATTTCACATGGACGTGTTGAATTCACTCCGACCACATGCAATGCTTGAAAGGCTCACCATCAAATATTACGGAGGTGAAACATTCCCAAGTTGGATAGGAGATCCATCGTTTGAAAAGCTATCACATTTGGAGCTGGATAATTGTCCAAATTGCACATCATTACCAGCAATTGGAAAATTACCACTGCTAAAATCCCTTTTTATCGAGAACATGAATAAGGTGACTGTTGTGGGTTCTAACTTTTTTGGAGAAAATGCGTCAATTGCATTTCCAAAATTAGaggaattatttttttataacatGCTTGAATGGAAGGAATGGGATCCTTGTGAAGTTGACGGAGATGTGTTCCAACAACTCCGCTTGCTCTCCATTTCATATTGTCCCAAGTTGTTAGGAAGTTTACCTACTCGTCTTCGTTCTTTGGAGGAACTTGTGATTCTTGGATGTCAAAAACTGAGAAGTCTAGCTACTTGTCCTCCTTCATTGAAGAAACTTGAGATTCGTGAATGTGAGCAATTGGTAGTTTCACTTCCTGGCCTTCCAATGTTGTGCGACTTAACAATTGATAAGTGCCAAGAAGTGGTGGGTGCGAGTTTTACAAATTTTGGCTCACTCATGAAAAGTGTCTCCCTTTCAAACATTTCGAAATTCACTTGTCCAAGAGATCTGATGTTAGGGTTGAGAAAAGCAGAATCTCTTTCTATAGGTAAATGTGAGGAACTAATTTCTTCATGGCAGAACCAGGAAGGATGCTCAGCATATCCGTCGGCTCTTCGCTTTTTGAAAATTCAGAATTGTTCACAACTTGCTTCAATAGGGGTTGAGGACGAAAAGGAAGAGCAAATGCAATTGGGAATCCCTCGCAATATTGTAGATTTGGGTATTTCTTATTGTGAAAGGCTAGAAAGGCTATCAAAAAGCCTACACAGCTACACATCCCTTACGGTGCTACAAATTATAAGATGCCCAGGattgatttcattttcaaaggGAAATTTGCCTGCAAATTTAAGAAGTTTAACCATTAGATGTTGCAAGAATTTGCAGTACTTGCTggatgaaagagaaaatgtcAGCATCAACGGCACATTTTTTCTAGAGAAATTGGAAATTGGAGATTGTAAGTCTTTCATATCTTTATCTGCAGGGGTGGAGTTACAATTAAGGTTTGTAAGTTTATCCATTGTTGATTGTAAGAATTTGCAGTATTTGCTGGATGAAAGAGAGAATATCAGCATAAAGCAATTGACTATTGGAGGTTGTCCGTCTTTGATATCTTTATCCGCAAGGGATGAGTTACCTGTTGATCTTCAACGTGTAACCCTCTATGGTTGTCACAAGTTAGCTTCCTTATTATCCAATGGCAAGTTACCTAAGGGGCTGAAATACCTCTGTATCAATAATTGCGGATCTCTAGAATCGATAGCACCTGAAATTGAAGACAACTCTTCTCTTGAACAGATGAGTATCAGCTTTTGTAACAATTTTAGATCTTTGCCTCGTGGATTCGACAAGCTCAACCATCTTGAGGAGATTTTTATTGGTAATTGTCCAAATCTGATTTCCTTCCCAGGAAGTGGATTGTTAACCCCTAAACTCAGAAAGCTCCATCTTTCTAAGTGTGAAAAGCTCGAGGCCTTACCCAACTGCATGCACAACATTGTCTCTCTTGAAGAATTCTTGATATTTAAATGTCCAAGTGTGGTATCTTTACCAGAAGAGGGGTTCCCTACCAATCTCATTTCACTTACAATCTCGCAACTCAAGCTCTGCGAGTCAGTAATCGAGTGGGGTTTGCACAAACTCACCTctcttaagcatttctccatCAACAGTGCTTCTCCAGATGTGGTGTCATTCCCTCATGAAGAAATGCTTCTACCCCCCTCTCTCACCTCTCTCACCATCATCGATTTTCCCAACCTTGTAAGTCTGTCCTCCGAGGGCTTTCAACATCTCACCGCTCTCAAATCATTGCACATCGAACGTTGCCCCAAGCTCAAATCCCTTCCGAAAAAGGGAATGTTTCCCTCACTTTTGCAACTAGAAATTTCTAGTTGTCCATTGCTAAAACAACGATGCAAGAAGGATGAAGGCCAAGAATGGTCCAATATTGCCCACGTACCTGATATTGGATTCGATCATTGTTTCAGCGCTTATTAA